The nucleotide window atttacatattatatgtcCGATATATAATGTGTAGATAAATGTATCCTGCAGTGGAAGTGACCACTCTACTGAACTGTACAGCATATTATAGGACAAATTCTTGAAAGATTTCATCTTATACTGgtatcttttaataaaaaaaaattgaaaatcaaagaaaacgTCTGGCCAGGGCTAGGATAAGACAAAGAGGAACACTTCAGAATCCAAGGCAGGGGAAGGCTGTTGGCCTCTCTTCAGAGGACTGCAGGGGTAGGAAGAGGGAGGGACAGATCATGCACAAAAGTACTTACAAATTACacacccaacccccaccccacaataaaaagagaagaaaaagcccCATCACTTAACACCAAACAGCAACATTATCAATACACCCTTTCTTTGCTGCCCACCATGCCTTATTTGAAAGAAGAGGCCTGTGACGAGAAGTGGAAAGAGCCAGGGTGAGAGGGAAGATTTGCATTTCAGTCTAGTTTccaatttccatttctcttacAGGAAGTCTTCAGTCATCTGATGCCTGACATCGAGCTCTGAGCAGAAACCGAGTATGTGGTGGCCACGACTGGGGTGCCATTGTTGGCTGAGTAGCCTTGCCTCAGTGTTTCAAAATATGATGCCTGCACGGGTTTGTGATACTGAAGCACTTTTATGGCATCTTCTATTTTAAAccattccctcttccttcctgtggaggcagagagaaaagaaactagTACAAGAGCAATAAGGTTTCTGAgcctagaactttttttttttttttttgagacggagtctcgctctgtcgcccaggctggagtgcagtggcacaatctcggctcactgcaagctccgcctcccgggttcacgccattctcctgcctcagcctcccgagtagctgggactacaggcgcccgcccctgcgcccggctaatttttttctatttttagtagagacggggtttcaccatggtctcgatctcctgaccttgtgatccgcccacctcggcctcccaaagtgctgggattacaggcgtgagccaccacgcccggcctctgagCCTAGAACTTTTGAGAAAATGTAGAAAACGTTAAAGCAATGtttcttaatactttttttccttaCAAAAGTAACTCAAGCGCACTTCGTATGCTTCAAATATTATACAAATGTCTAATGTAGAAAATAGGCGAGAAACCTGAAAACTGAAGAGCTAAGAGTAATTGTGTAAAACCTGCCCTCCAGAGAGAACTATGGCTAGTGttttcctcctgccctcctgggTCTCTGAGCTTTCCTTGCTTGCACATACATAGGGATCAAAGCCCAGCAGCATCCCCATCTCTTGTAAAAAACTGACATGAGGGCCTgacgaggtggctcatgcctataatcccagcactttgggaggctaaggtgggcggatcgcttgagcccaggagtttgagaccagcctgagcaacatggcaaacttgtctctacaaaaaatacaaaaattagctgggcatggtggcacaagcctgtagttccagctacccaggaggctgaggtaggaggatcaccctagcccgggaagttgaggctgcagtgagctgtgattgcgccactgcactccggcagggtgacagagtgacaccctgatCCAAgcagggggaaaaagaaaatcaacacaaaCATCAGCTTCCAGAATTACTAGGATGGCTGGTTTGTAAtcactaatttatttaaaagttttcttttaagagtGAATGTACtgacataatagaaaaaaaaattttacatatatatatatatagagagagagagagagagagagagacggagtcctgctctgtcgcccaggctggagtgcagtggcctcccgggttcatgtcattctcctgcctcagcctcccgagtagctgggactgcaggcgctcgtcaccactcctggctaattttttgtatttttagtagaaatggggtttcaccatgttagccaggatggtctcgatctcctgacctcgtaatttgtccacctcggcctcccaaagtgctgggattataggcgtgagccaccacccccagccagaaaatattttttaaaataagaaaaaacaatctcAATACAATCACActtctatttttcagtttattttcttactcttttctaGTCCACGCTTTAAaatcctttatattttttctcttataaaagtAATAGGTACCCATAATTTTGTAAACCAGAGAAGACCACTCTCAATACCCTAGCACAATTGCCTTTTTTGCATATActtgaaaaagaaacaatcttGAGATAACTAAAATTGGATCATGCTTTCAGGTGCTCCGAATCCTGACCAGCTCTGCTAGAGTGTTATGGTCAGGAACAAGGACTCTGAAGCCAAAGTGCTGGGCTCCAATCACATAAATGGCTCCAATGAGCTGTGCAGCCTCAGATAGCTGTGCTCCTGctccattttcctcatctataaaacagacaATAAATAGGGCCTATCTCACAAGTTTGTTGTGACGATTAGTATGCAAAGCACCTGAAGAGTACCTGGCTGCTAAAAGTATGTACTactgaatttgctttttaatttttgttactggttctttttttcttcacattcttttttcttttcttttttctttttttttccccagagataggatctcaggctggattgcagtggtatgatcatagttcactgcaaactcAAGCTCCCAGACACGAGgaatcttcctgccccagccttccaagtagctaggactacaggcacacgccacacctgcttcttcttctttttttttttttttttgtgtaaatgaggtctcaaattcctggcctcaagtgatcctcctgccttagcctcccaaagtacttggaattacaggcatgagccaccacgcctatcCTACGTCACACTGTTTCTTAAGCAATCTatgttatgaaaaaaatatgacaTTGCCTTGCTAGGAAGGTtaaggcaggactgcttgagcccaggagtttgaggctgcagtgggctgtgatccaccgtactccagtctggacaacagagtgagaccctgtctttttttggTCAGACATTTATGGCTGCGTTATATCTTAATATCTAGAATGGATGTACTATCATTCATTTAACCATTTCCACATCACTGGACATCAATTGTCTGtgattattattgagacagagtctcagtctgtcacccaggctggagtgcagcaatgtgatcctggctcactgcaacctctgcctcccaggctcaagcgattctcatgcctcagcctcccaagtggctgggattacaggcacccacaaccatgcccagctaatttttgtttgtttatttattgagacggagtctcactctgtcatgcaggctggagtgcagtgccattagctcattgcaatctctgcctcccgggttcaagcaattctcctgcctcagtcgccaagtagctgggactacaggtgtacacaaccacgaccagctaatttttgtatttttagtagagatggggtttcagtatgttggccaggctggtctcgaactcctgaccttaagtgatttgcctgcctcagccttccaaagtgctgggattacaggcatgagccaccatgcccagtgattttaattattataaataatcctgtttttaaaaaatgttccccattttttctttctttttaaccatCTAGGGAAAGATATCTAGCACAAGGACTACAAAAATAGAGCTTTTGAACTTTCAAGGGCTCCTGATTTATACTGCAAAAGTGCTTTACAGAAAGGCGACACTGATCCCGAGTCCTGCTTGTGTCTGTCAGGATGTCAGTCTCACTACATCCCTGCCAATATTAGCTTTTCTttaacattgacttttttttttttttttgagacagtctttatctgttgcccgagctggagtgcattggcatactcttggctcactgcaacccccacctcccgggttcaagcgattctcctgcctcagcttcctgagtagctgaaattacaggtgtgtgccaccacgcctggctaatttttgcattttcagtagagacggggtttcaccacattggccaggctggtctcgaactcctgacctcaagtgatttgcctttctcagccttccaaagtgctgggattacaagcgtgagccactgcaccaggtggTGTTAAACTATGGTGTTTAACAGCTGTATAACATTCCATCAGACACACGTCATTCATTGATTTGTCGTTCACTGAGTTATACATTTAAGATGCAATTTTTAACCGGTAAGAAAAATGGTAGTAAGATCATCTGAAGGAAGGCTCCATAGGCTTGTcatattttagattatttcatTAGGGTCAATTATCAGAAGTGGGAGTACAAGGTGAAAGGTTTGTTTGAATATTAATAGAGCAACGGTACCTAAAAAAGTTAGTATCACAAGTGTGTGACTCCTGCCTGACAGAGTGCTCTGAGGATAGGGCCACACCACACATCCATTGCTGTCTCCTTTTCTGGCGCTAGCACAGCTGTCAGGGAGTCTGTTTTCAGCATATCCACAATgaatttatttccttgagcacCCTGCATTATTACTAGATACAAAGCCATCAAGAGCCAAAGGGCTACGAACTGCCCAGAGTAACAATGTGAGGGGCATGGCAGCAAGGAAAACACTAACATTAAAGGGAGAATGTTGGCAAGTAAATTTTATCTGTCTGCCAATTTGTAACGGAAATTAGTGTTTTACTTTCTAGAATATACTTTCCTTCAGAGGTAAATAATCAAACCGTGAACCAACCTTTGCACCACCACAGTTTATAGTTCAAAAGATGTAAACATAATGGCCATctgagataaaagaaaatgactcCTTTGGGAGAAAGCTGGGTGTACCTAAAGAGTGCACTCAGCACCCTTTTATAAAAGTTCATaagccgggcgcggcggctcacgcctgtaatcccagcactttgggaggcggaggagggtggatcacctgaggttgggagttcgagaccagcctgaccaacacggagaaaccccgtctccactaaaaatacaaaattggctgggtgtggtggcacatgcctataatcccagctactagggaggctgaggcaggagaatcgcttgaacctgggaggcggaggttgcggtgagccgtgatcgtgccattgcactccagcctgggcaaacaagagtgaaactccgccttaaaaaaaaaaaaaaaaaaaattcataaattttatcatttttatattcatataaaacatgaaaaatataaaaatatatattgtagatATATCAtataagaataaaactagaaactacCTGCACTATTCTGCATCTACTAAATGATTTCTAGAGGGACTCACACTACCAAACAAACAATTTTCTCAATAGGAACAAGACCAGGGTCCTGCTCTCACTTACGGTCCCCACGGCCAGCAGTGAGCCTGGCATGGCGGAGGCCCTCAATCAGTATCTGCTCAGGAGGTGCAGAAGTATAGCCCGTTTGGGAAGGACTCAGTTTGATTTTAGAAgcaacatttcttatttttagggGTCATGCTTCTATTTGTGGACCATATACTCACTTCAGATTccatttaaacatttcaaaatactaTCGGGTTCAAAATGTACATGCTTGTTTTATTATACACATCCctcaattatttctattttttatccagttcttgtttttttttttgttgttcgtttttgagacagtttcactctgttgcctaggctggagtgcagtggcatgattatggctcaatgtaacctcaacctcccaagcacaaatgatcttcctgcctcagcctcccgcaagGTCCCacaagctgggaccacaggcatgtgccaccacacccagctaattcttctgatttttgtagagatgaggtcttactaggttgcccagactggtcttgaactcctgggctcaggtgatcctcctgtgttggccttccaaagtattggggttataggtgtgagccactgagcctggtaaGCTCTTGTTTCTGGTTCTGGTAATGACCTGTGGCATGGCAAGGGCTGGTTGTGAGGAGCCCTTTCCAGGCTGTCTGAAGATGGCTTACCAATGTTAACTGAGTCTTCCCAGTCTTCCAGCACTTCAGTGACAATGAGCACATAGACATACGTCCTGTGCTTCCTCTCCTGGTTCTGAAGGGCAAagagagaaggacagagagagtTTTTCCTTAGAAAGCTGGAATTACTTAAATGAAACACACTCTTAAGCATATGTCCAGAGAGCTTAGACACAAAGATTctaaacttttactttttatggtTCTACATGATTTAAAACAGGCCACACTTGAATTTGAGGGTGTGCTCTTTGCCTGGACTTCTAAAACCAagtatttatattgtttttgccTCCCCTTCCCCTAAACACAACTTCACAGGAATGCTGTGACTCCTTAAGAAAAAGGCATCATGTAAATTTAGCTAGAACACCAGGGAAAGCACTGTCGATGGGTGGGCCACCACAGAGGTCTCAAACTTCAGTGACCCCAGCAAGGCAAACAAGCTGagtgtgacacacacacacacacacacacccacccacccctttTCCCACTAACCCCACTTAcctatttttttgagagagggcctttgtcacccagagtggagcgcagtggcatgatcatggctcaccgcaaccttgaccttcctgagcttaggtgatcttctcacctcagcttcctgagtagctggtacaggcatgcaccaccatgcctggctaatttttgcatttttagtagagacagcgtttcaccatgttggctaggctcgtctcaaactcctgacctcaagtgatctgcacgcctaggccacccaaaatgctgggattacctatgtgagccaccgtgcccagccaatttttgtattttttttgtagagacaagatttcaccatgttgcccaggctagtcttaaactcctaggctcaagcgatcctcccattttgggctcccaaaatgctgggattacaggcatgagccacagtgcccagccaccttttaaaaagttttatttattgcCGGGgcgatggctcatgcttataatcccagcactttgggaggccaaggtaggcggatcatctgaggtcaggagttccagaccaacctggccaccatggtgaaaccctgtctctactaaaaatacaaaaattggccagatgtggtggcgggcacttgtaatctcagctacttgggagactgaggcaggagaatcgcttgaacctaggaggcagaggttgtggtaagccaagatcgtgccattgcactacagcctgggtgacagagcaagactctgtctcaaaaaaaaaaaaaaattatttatttacatagcTATTTTTTCATTAGAGATctttcttctgatatttttatttttaaaactttttgtagagatagagtctcactctcttgctcaggttggtcttgaacttctaccCTCAAGAGATTGTTGTGCATCagcttctcaaaatgctgggattacaggggtgagccaccatgcccagcatctgctcatctttatttctcctgatttctcacattttttcctgccttctttcaaATTTGTATCACAgcttatttccttgtttttcctctctttgttattgttacttatcttctatttttcttgtcTCGCTACACTCAGCTACCCTTCCTCCTACCTTggtaggagaggaagaaaggtagGAATGGGGTAAAATAATACTTACAAATAATTCTAGTAGTTTAGGGGACAAGACtatgggatttctttctttttgttttaaagcatgTTATCCTCTGTTGGtgctgctttctttaaaaaactcaccgaggttgggcacggtggctcacgcctgtaatcccagcattttgggaggctgaggcaggaggaccgcttaagcgcaggagtttgagaccaacctgggcaacctggcaagaccctgtctctacaaaaaaatttgaaaatttagaaggcatggtggtgtgtttctgtagtctcacctacttgggaggctgaagcaggagagtgcttgaacccaggagttcaaggctgcagtgagctatgactgtgccactgcactccagcctgggcgacacagtgagaccttgtctcaaaaagttaaaaataactaaaaaaaacccaaaaactcgCTGAAACAGAGATGGCATTTTTCCTATGTTAATATCTGTGTGGTTATTAATACATATCATTTGTACCAAAGATTTTAACAGACTTACCTCAAAAATTCCAACTAATCTTCCCAATGTCCcttttactccagcctggaaagTGAAAAGAATAATTAATGCACTGATAGTATTATATTGCTGGTCTCATTCTCAGTCTTCTTAAGCagtttataaaatagaaacaaaaaacaagaggaCACAGCTTGGGCAGACTCACATCTGTGAAGTGATACCAGTGTTTCCTCTGTGTCACAGACTGCTAACAGCAGTGTATGCTCTGGGAAGTTagaatgcctttcatttcttctggTCTCTCTCCCTACTGCAAAGCTAGCTAAACCTAGCAAGATAATCAAGGCCATGAAGCCACcataccaaaaatattttgagggATTGATTACTTCAGGTCAGGCactgccactttgggaggctgaattgggaggatcacttgaggataaAAGTTCAAGATccacttgggcaacatagtgagaccctgcctctaaaaatttgtttttaaattagccagtcatggcaGCATGTggctacagtcccagctactggggaggctgaggtgagaggatcacctgagcccaggagttcaaggttgcaatgagctatgactacaccactgcactccagcctgggtgacaaagtgagaccatgtctcaaaattagttaattaattaattggtcAGGTACtacagctcacgcctgtaatgccagcactttgggaaactgaggcgggtggatcacttaagctcaggagctcaagactaggctgggcaacatagtgaaaccctgtctccacaaaaaatacaaaaattagctgggtgtgatggtgcacagctgtagtcccagctactcgggaggctgaggtgggagggttgttgggtccaggaggtggaggttgcagtgagccgagatcacaccactgcactccagcctgggtgacagagccagaccttatctctaaatacatacatatacacacagattacttcattcacttattcattcaacaaatatatactaAATGCCTAATTTGAACCAGAAAACAGTGTATGTGCCAGAGGTATAACAATGAATCAGCTAGAATGCAAGATCCCATAAGATTAAGACCCTTGTCTGACTTGGCTGTCCGTATACAATATGCTGGAAGAGAGTTCAGCACCCTGCAAGAACTCAGGAAAGCCTAGATCAACAAGAACATAAACATGGTAATTCTGCTACGGGTAAGTATCATGACAGAAATACACAGAGTGATGTGATGACAAGAAGTGGCAGGGAGAGGGGCAACTTCAGTGGTCAGACCTTTTTTTTGAGTGGggggatgaagtctcactctgtcacccaagctggagtgcaatggtgcaatcttggctcactgcaacctctgcctcccaggttcaagcgattctcctgcctcagcctcccaagtagctgagactacaggtgcccgccaccacgccaggctaatttattttttttttatttatttttttttgagacggagtctcgctctgtcgcccaggctggagtgcagtggccggatctcagctcactgcaagctccgcctcccgggttcgggccattctcctgtctcagcctcctgagtagctgggactacaggcgcctgccacctcgcccggctagttttttgtattttttagtagagacggggtttcaccgtgttagccaggatggtctcgatttcctgacctagtgatccgcccgtctcggcctcccaaagtgctgggattacaggcttgagccaccgtgcccggcccaggctaatttatttttatttttattttgtattttgaggagagatggggtttcactatgttggccaggctggtctcgaactcctgaccttgtgatccacccacctcagcctcccaaagagatgggattacaggcgtgagccaccatgcccggcctaggcCTTCTTaatatatacttttgtttttttcttttccttttctgagacagagtctcactctgtcacccaggctgcagtgctgtggtgcagtcttggctcactgcaacctctgcttcccgggttcaagcaattctaccacctcagcctcccaagtagctgggactacaagtgtgtgccaccaagcccagctaatttttctatttttggtagagacagggtttcaccatgttggccaggctggtcttgaactcctgacctcaggtgatccacccgcctcaccatctcaagtagctgggactacagtcgtatgccaccacacccagctaatcaaacaaatttttttttgtagagacaagatcctgttgtgttgcccaggctagtctcaaactcctagcctcaagtaatctacccactatgacctcccaaagtacgggaataacagttgtgagccactgtacctggcctggatgacatattttgaaattaatttttgctAATTATCTGTCAATGaactctgttcttttctcttgccAACATGTCTGCTTTCTctaccattttatattcatttaccCACGTGGCTTTTGGTCTACTTGAATGGAAATGTCTGCctttcttaaataagaaaatagtaaGTTGCTTCtctctatttttagaaataactgCCCTCCACAGTCAGCTAAAACTAGCTAGCTTATACTTCATGAATTAACCAATGAAGCTGCCTGACAAGTGGGACAAGCTGCCAGGCCAGCCTGAGTTGGAAAGCCATTTCTGTACTCTGATCCCAGGCAGCCTGAACACACTCCGCTCATCTCCTGAGACATGTCACCTGTGCTCCTGCCACAAGCCTCCACTGAGGGTCTGGGAGGAGAGCTGTTGGGGCAGATGAGGGCCTTGGGGGAcagaggtaagaaaaaaaaaaaaatttttttttttttaaaactcttgtcgcccaggctggagtgcagtggtgcgatctcggctcactacaacctctgtctcccaggttcaagcggttctcttgcctcagcctcccaagtagctgggactacaggtgcattacaggtgcacaccaccacacccagctaattaaaaaatatatatttttagtagagacagggtttcaccatattggctaggctggccttgaactcctggcctcatgatctgcccgcctcggcctcccaaagtgctgggattacaggcgtgagccactgcatccggcccgaGAAAAGATTTAAGAGGCCATCATTCACCTTTCTCCTCcgcaaaggagagagagagagagaaagcattcTCTTTAGCAGCTACTatccaattatttttttcttaaagaaactaGAAGTTTATAAAACAATCTCCAAACTTTTAGGGCACATATCAACTTAATATTATGACAACTcaatataattcatttaaaacctttgtttggctgggcacagtggctcaagcctataatcccagcactttgggaggccgaaacaggtggactgcttgagaccaatagttcgagaccagcctgagcaataaggtgaaaccccatctctacaaaatacaaaaaattagctgggcatggtggcacatgcctatagtcccagctactcaggaggctgaagtgggaggatcacccaagtccagaaagtcaaggctgcagtgagccacgatcgcaccaccgcactccagcctgggcaacagagacaccttgtctcaaaaaaaacaaaacaaaataacttcaAAACACAAAACTTTCGTTTAGTAATAGTACCTCTGCATTTGACACCAACATGTGTCTATGATTCACTCTGTGTCAGATGCAGTTAAGAAAaatgtagccgggcgcggtggctcaagcctgtaatcccagcactttgggaggccaagacgggcggatcacaaggtcaggagatcgagaccatcctggctaacatggtgaaaccccgtctctactaaaaaatacaaaaaactagccgggcgaggtggtgggcgcctgtagtgccagctactcgggaggctgacgcaggagaatggctaaacccgggaggcggaggcttgcaatgagctgagatccggccactgcgcgccagcctgggtgacagagcgaacctccgtctcaaaaaaaaaaaaagaaaaatgtaaaagtaccTATCTGAAATAGACACAAATGTGTAAAATCTAGTGTAAGTCAAATTATGCTGCCATTTATGCACCAACATTTCAGTGGTATTTTTCACTTCCAATTAGTCTTCCAACTTGTAGAATGTAGAAAGTAATGATACTTGTTTGTTTAAAGAGGTGgtgtctatgtt belongs to Macaca thibetana thibetana isolate TM-01 chromosome 4, ASM2454274v1, whole genome shotgun sequence and includes:
- the NUDT3 gene encoding diphosphoinositol polyphosphate phosphohydrolase 1 → MMKLKSNQTRTYDGDGYKKRAACLCFRSESEEEVLLVSSSRHPDRWIVPGGGMEPEEEPSVAAVREVCEEAGVKGTLGRLVGIFENQERKHRTYVYVLIVTEVLEDWEDSVNIGRKREWFKIEDAIKVLQYHKPVQASYFETLRQGYSANNGTPVVATTYSVSAQSSMSGIR